The genomic window TTGTGATTTTCTAAAGGCTATTGTGCTATTAATATACCCCGTGGTGATACTTCGTGATAACAAGGTATATGGAAAGCCTGGTTTCTATAATACGGTAGGATGGCTTACTGCATATGCCACAGAGGGAGCAGATATtgccattttcatttttgcCATTCATTTTGCCATATTGATATTTAAACCGAACtggaaatggaagaacCCTAACACCGGAAACGTGGAAGGTGGCTTTTACAGATGGAGGCGGTTCATGTATCCTTTAACAGCATTAACACCTACTGTATTGGCAAGTCTAGCATTTATCAACTTTGAAGATTACAACGAAACAGTCATAAGAGAGGATTCCAATGTAATacttgataataataattacCACTTTTCCTTTCAGGCGAAGATGGGAGGATATAAACCTTTGAGCGCCTGGTGCTACCTTCCCCCAGTGCCAGTATGGTATAAATTAGTTTTAAGTTGGGGACCACGATACTTCATTTTCCTGACAATTTGCACACTTTACATTAGCATCTACACATTCGTTACAAGACAAAGCAGAAAGATCAAAGCAGAACTAAGAGAATTTCAGCACTCTAATCAAAAACCTCTCCTTCGAAAGGCCTCGTTAAAAGGACCTCTGAATTTAATCACACGTTTTTCAATAGCAACAATTCGTTTTCTGAGGAAGATAGCTGCAGCTATTGCAGGCTTTTTCTTCCTACAAATATACGACGATAACGAAAGTCACGAAGAGGAGTTAGATAGGGAACAAAGTGCATCGCGTGCTGGCACGCCAGGTCTAACTACTAAAAATGACCTGAAGGATGTCTTCTCTAATAAATTTACATATGTTCCGGACGATGTTGACATAGAGGACGGTTATAATGGTGATAACAATAATGGTTTGCATATCTTTAATTACCCACGTCAAtcagaaaccaaaaaagcAACAATAGATAACAGTGGAATAGCTCAGCCTTTACCTGCAcatatttcttcatcatccaaaaatattttatcTCCCGAATCTCTTTCTAACCAGGTACCAAATCTTTCAAACAAATCAGTCAAAACGCCTATCAATTGGGATTTATCCGAGCCTGGTCCAAAGGATCCGAGTGGAATGGAAACTAGCACCTTTGACATGGACCCTGAAAAGTTAGAGCACGTACCTGAACATGAAGTAACTGGTGTGAAACATAAATTTCAAACACAGACCTATATTCAGTTTAAGAATAGAAGGGACCAAATAAAAAGACAACTGAAATCAATTTTTATATATCCGGTCGCATATCTATTACTTTgggtttttccttttgctGTCGATTGTTCTCAATATAGATACGAAATTTATCATGGCCCTATTGTCTGGTTGGCGTACATTGCAACTTTTATGCAACCCTTGAACGGGGTGGTTGATGTTGCCGTGTTTATGTTCAGAGAAATGCCTTGGAGGTACTCCTGGGCTTGCATCCAATCAAAGGAACTTATAAATACGTACAGACTCAAAGGAGAACTTGGCGAGACAGTTATCACTGAGTTGGCCAGCAGCGAGTTAGGTAGGCGCGGATGGTATTATCGTGGCAGATGGTTGAGGGAAGAATGTTGGAAGCATAAGCCTCAAGTATGGAAACGAGCATGTTGGTACGTATTTCGGTTCGTGAAAGGCTTGGGGAAGCTTGACTTTGATTATGAAGATCATTGTTTAGACAGAGATTTTTGGAACGAATATTATGGGACTCACCCAGATAAGAATTTCTCTATTTCTACTACTAATAAGCCCATTACTGATTTAAAACATAActcttcgtcttcttctggtaGTACAGATTGTGAGTATGATCCATACTTCAAAAAGGTGAAGATTCCAATTTTATGGagaatatttcattttctccCTCTTCAAGAAGGTATTGATCTCGATGAACTTGACCGTTACTTGAGAACCAAAGACCAACTTGATGACTTTGTAATTCCAGGCTTAGAAAATGCAATGAATCTGGGTAAAGCAAACGATAACCAAATTTTCAAACCTAACTATTCTCTTACAAACAACGCGTCACTGAATGGTTCTCAAAATGATAAACCTTCCAGCAAACGGTCTTCAATCACTGCTTTTCATTACAGTAA from Kluyveromyces marxianus DMKU3-1042 DNA, complete genome, chromosome 6 includes these protein-coding regions:
- the GPR1 gene encoding Gpr1p, with the protein product MNVSLSCDNSSLSPGTLEHTRIMRYSHLNTTTVNQVLGLPGLFSTFTKHELRKLRIIAISASVSSIVACIVGLYLLGSIDRRRKVFRHHLILFLLICDFLKAIVLLIYPVVILRDNKVYGKPGFYNTVGWLTAYATEGADIAIFIFAIHFAILIFKPNWKWKNPNTGNVEGGFYRWRRFMYPLTALTPTVLASLAFINFEDYNETVIREDSNVILDNNNYHFSFQAKMGGYKPLSAWCYLPPVPVWYKLVLSWGPRYFIFLTICTLYISIYTFVTRQSRKIKAELREFQHSNQKPLLRKASLKGPLNLITRFSIATIRFLRKIAAAIAGFFFLQIYDDNESHEEELDREQSASRAGTPGLTTKNDLKDVFSNKFTYVPDDVDIEDGYNGDNNNGLHIFNYPRQSETKKATIDNSGIAQPLPAHISSSSKNILSPESLSNQVPNLSNKSVKTPINWDLSEPGPKDPSGMETSTFDMDPEKLEHVPEHEVTGVKHKFQTQTYIQFKNRRDQIKRQLKSIFIYPVAYLLLWVFPFAVDCSQYRYEIYHGPIVWLAYIATFMQPLNGVVDVAVFMFREMPWRYSWACIQSKELINTYRLKGELGETVITELASSELGRRGWYYRGRWLREECWKHKPQVWKRACWYVFRFVKGLGKLDFDYEDHCLDRDFWNEYYGTHPDKNFSISTTNKPITDLKHNSSSSSGSTDCEYDPYFKKVKIPILWRIFHFLPLQEGIDLDELDRYLRTKDQLDDFVIPGLENAMNLGKANDNQIFKPNYSLTNNASLNGSQNDKPSSKRSSITAFHYSKSLDLSSIKNMDFSDVTNRSNLPGIGPGVERTNLNSTSSSREQELDLLSFLKD